AGATTTCTGTACGAAAACTTGTCTGTACGAAAGATTTTAAGTTTGGATGCATCCAACGTTGATGTATGCTCTCATTGTTAATGTGCTAATTTGATATTGGTCAAAAGGGTTGCATGGATACCTTGGTTTTGGAGGTATTTCTAATAATGCCTCCATCAATATTTGAAGGCAAATTCCAGAGTGCCTCTAAAAACTTTTCTAGGCAGCTAGaaaatgcctttaaaagttgataTTAAAAGGCATTAAAAAAACGCCTTAAAAGACCTTTTACTTTAATATTATAGACGGCATTTAAAAAATGCCTCAAAAGGTTTTTAAAGGCGATTTGATCACTTTTGGAGGCATTTTTAAACGCCTTGTATAATGAGTCATGTTGTAGTGGCTATCCCATCCCTGCAATTGGGGCTAGGCAGCTACAACACATGGCATTCGGTACCGATGGATTTATGATGGTAGCAGTGGCAGATCTGTTCTTGAACttccctaattctattgtttagtttctaaattttttttatcaaagtactataacattttcatttttatttgataaacattgtccaatcatatagtAACTAGGCTCcatagattcatctcgtaattacaggtaaactgtgcaattagtttttatttttatctatatttaatgttctatatttGTGTCTAAAATTCAATATGACaggaaattttaaaaagttttttattttagtgTGAACTACGACTGATTGCAACGTGCTGCGAACTTCAAAAACATCGGCCAAAGACCCACATAGTGACAATGTGTGTAATTCAGATTCCAAGAGGGAAAGATGAGAAGCAGCTcgtatgaggccttgtttacttccaaaatttttggcaaaatatgaatagtaatattttcgtttgtatttgacaaatattgttcagttatagactaactatgttcaaaagattcgtctcgtcaattccgaccaaactgtgtaattagtttttatttttatttatatttaatacttcatgcatacatctcaagatttgatgtgatgggaaatctgaaaaattttacaaaatttttgggaactaaacaaggcctgagatgAGAAGCAGTTCTagcccttgtttagatgtgaaaaagaTTTGGATTTcgttattgtagtatttttgtttgtttgtggtaaatattgttcaatcatagactaactaggatcaaaaaattcgtctcgtgatttacaagcaaactgtgtgattagtttttatttttttctatatttaatgctgcatgcatatgccgtaagatttgatgtgatggagaatcttgaaaactttttggttttcgggatgaactaaacaaggccctattttttttcttgatttAGAGAAGCAGCTCCCGAGACATCAAAATACTGTTGTATTCTCCAAATTTGTTTAGAAACCAATTTCAGGTCCACATATTTTTTTGTTCCGCACCACAACTTAAGTTTCTTCTATGTTGTTCTTTCAATTTTTAAACCATCCAATCTAATGAAACACAGGGCTCTCATTATTTCCAAAAACCATAAAATTTCACTttggccgtgtttagttggtgaatgaaaaaatttcgcgatactgtagcacttttatttgtttgcggtaattattatccaaccatggactaactaggctcaaaagattcgtctcgtaaatttcaaccaaactgtgcaattagtttttatttttatctatatttaatactccatgtatgtgtctaaagattcgatgtgacgagaaatcttgaaaaattttaggttttgggtagaagtaaacaaggcctttcttTTATAAAGCAGTATTTTTTTGACAAAATTTTATAAAGCAGTATCACATTATTACAGAAACAATACCTGAGTTTTGATTTTTCTTCAGCACTCCTAATTCTGAATTGGCAACCTCTTCAGTAGGTCTCCTAAGGCTATTCTCATTAGAAGTTTCATGACCTAGTTTACAACGcatctatattttagaaaccgtATACAAGAGTTTTATCTTTTTAAAACTCTTTCTACTCCCATAAAACTCTAGTCTGTTCGCTGGTCTTAAAAGTCATAACTGAAattattgttggctgatttattatgagagaaaaatactgcggTAGAAAAAATACGGCTCAACCTAGGTATGCGAGCGCCGCAAGAGGCCTTCCGGTAGAAGCAACGACGAGGATGGCCACAACGCCAGACCAGTGCCCTGATCGGCTAGTGGTGATGTGCAAGAGGACGCAAGAGGCCTACGTTGTACCTGTGATTCTCAAAAAGCTATATATTCATAGGTGATTGTGATATGTGTGGACGTTTACGTTGTAACgtgattttcaaaaaaaaaattacaaaggtAATCCGAGATGAAGCAGCAAAATTGAACATCCGAAACGTGTCACCACATTTTCTAGGTTTAAGTCATCATAATGAGAGCTTGTTTGGCAGGGCTTCTCTCTTGCTCCAACTCTGGCTCATCCAAAAAAGCCTCCAAATGTTTTTCTCAAAAAACCATTTTTCATTAAAAAAACCAAGAAGTCAAAGTCATTTTGATAAAGCCATAAATTATGACTTCTCAAAAAGCCCATCGTGAGAAGTCATGCCAAACATCCCCTGAATCTCAGGCTTGTGGGGAATGAGCTTCCCCCATCGTTTCTAGGAAGTcaaaccaaggccttgtttagttcacccagaaattcaaaaaaaaaataagattttctatcacatcgaatgttgttgcacatgcatgaagtattatagataaaaataaaaattaattacacagttcgcctttaaggccttctttagttcatcctaaaccaaaaactttttaagatttcttgtcACGTCGAATCTCACggacatgtatgaaacattaaatatatatgaaaacaaaaactaattgtacagtttgggttaaatcgcgagatgaatcttttaaacctagttacttcatgattggacaatgtttatcaaatagagataaaagtgctatagtgtcaaaatctaaaaactttttggatctaaacaagttctaaatcacgatatgaatcttttaaacctagttaatctataattagacaataattatcaaataaaaataaaaatgttacagcatcaaaactaaaaaaaatcggATCTAAACAATGCCGAAGAGATTCTAGTACTTGGTGCATTAACTGCGTCTGGCTACATATCGTATTTCTAGGAAGTCAACACCTCTTCTTTTGCACACTCTCGTCACCATCACCACGCAAAATCTAAGCCGACACCATATACCAACAGCAACCAACTTGTGTGCGCCGTGCCATTGCCAGTGCCATCGCGCCATGCCACCGTCCGTCAACATCATCGAAGAGGCCCGCGTGGCCGTGCCGCGCACCGCCGCGCTGCCGCCGGAGCCCATCCGTCTGTCCGCGCTCGACGCGCAGTGGATCACGCTCCCGCTCATCCAGCGCGTGCTCATCTTCGTCaacgacggcggcagcagcatgCCGCCGCCGTTCGCGTCCGCGGTGGACGCCCTCCGCGCGTCACTCGCGGAGACGCTCGCGCGGTTCCCGACGCTGGCCGGGCGGATCGTGCACGTTCCGGCCACGGGCGACGCCGCCTTCGACTGCGGCACcgcgggcagcggcggcggcggcggggtgaGGTTCCTCGTCGCGGAGGCGAGCGACGCCGACGCGGCCCGCCTCGCGGAGGACGATGACCACGACGCGGAGGCGTTCGCGGGGCTCGTGCCGGCGCTCGACACGGGGTTCCTCCCCGCGGAGACGCTGGCCGCGCAGGTCACGCGGCTGCGGGGCGGCGGGCTGGCGGTCGGCGTGGCGATGCACCACGCCGCGGTCGACGGCCGGTCCGTGTGGAGGTTCCTCCGCGCGTGGGCCGCGGCGTGCCGCGGTGaaggcgacgccgacgccgcggcCGGCCCACCGACGACGTTCGACCGCGCGGTGATCAGGCTCCccggcggtggtggcggcggcggcgaggagctGGCGAGGAGCGTGCTGCGGAAGTGGACGCCCGATCTGCCGGTGGTACGTATATGCCTGCCTGCGCCTTCTTGGTCGGTCGGACTTGTTTCTTCTCTTGCTGCTCCGgctgccgccggccggccggccagcagCATTCAACACGATCAAGCATGGCGGCGGCGTTCGTGTGCTACTGACACTACGACACGACGTGTCGATGGCTCCTGTTCAAAGCCAAGCCACGCACCGCACGTCATCAGATAAACAAACTTACCGTTATGGGCTCTTTTGTCTTGTTATTATTTTGTCACTTTGCAGTGTTTTCTGTCTCTATTTTGGCTCTGTTGATTTTCCtataaaatacaaaatattAACTTTGGAATGATGAAATGTATAATAACAATATTTTCAGAATTATGTTTAGTTTTTATTTAAAATGTCAAAAATTTCAGAGTTAAGAGGtagtgaagctttttggggtTTTTTTGCCTCTTGAAATCAAAATCTAGAATGCAAAATGACAATTATTTCTATCTCTATTTTGGCTCTTTGAGTTTCCTGTAGAATAcaaagggggtgtttgggactgcttcacaaactctgctccacaaactctaccGTGGAGCAGCTCCACGAAAAACTGGAGTTTATGGAGTACctttttaggtgctctcacaacttcaCCATTTTTaatcgaactgagtgcgtggagctgaaactgtttggctaaaaaacatggagcggagctgaaaaacgtggagcagagcagtcccaaacacctccAAAATATCAACTTTGGAATACGAAATGTATAAtaataaaattttcaaaattatgTTTAATATCTATTTGAAATGTAAAAATTTTCAGAGTTATGAAACTTTTTGGCGGTTTTTTTTGGCCTCAGACCAATCTAGAATGCAAAATGACAAttattttgtcaaaaattttagatgatgtttagaccttgtttagatccaaaatctttttggaTTTGAGCACCGTAGCATTTTTTTGTATTTAACAATAATTGTTCAaccatgaattaactaggctcaaaagatccgtcttgcaaattacaaatGAACtacgtaattagttatttttatctatatttaatactttatacatgtgccgcaagatttaatgtgataaaaaatcttgaaaagtttttggattttaggtgTAACTAACAAGGCCTAGTTCCATTCTATAGAATGCTGggctaaaatccaaaaa
This window of the Sorghum bicolor cultivar BTx623 chromosome 7, Sorghum_bicolor_NCBIv3, whole genome shotgun sequence genome carries:
- the LOC8080894 gene encoding phenolic glucoside malonyltransferase 1, producing the protein MPPSVNIIEEARVAVPRTAALPPEPIRLSALDAQWITLPLIQRVLIFVNDGGSSMPPPFASAVDALRASLAETLARFPTLAGRIVHVPATGDAAFDCGTAGSGGGGGVRFLVAEASDADAARLAEDDDHDAEAFAGLVPALDTGFLPAETLAAQVTRLRGGGLAVGVAMHHAAVDGRSVWRFLRAWAAACRGEGDADAAAGPPTTFDRAVIRLPGGGGGGGEELARSVLRKWTPDLPVAAVAGHFIRPNLSRRTFTVTAQDMRRLKQRVVAELSPAHTQDAGGTPPPSSFVAVAALAWVSFVRSKRHPAGIISAADEVYLFFFADCRARLDPPPGDGYFGTCISGCLARATAGDLLADDGGVGVAAAAVAEEVRRAAEDPLAGWDWMSTLEQVDMDRLMNLAGSTRFDAYEAADFGWGPPARTELVTMNHDGQVVLVAGKGGGVQASVSLHPAHMDAYKSHFLSYFG